The window GCAGGTTCTACCCACTCCCTTCATGTCACCATGCTGTCAGGGCACCGCTCACTCACCTCATCACAGATCTCCTGCAGGACACTGGAGAAAAGCTCACGTACCACCAGTTCCCCAGGGAGGTCCTTGTGCTGGGGGCTATTGCCAGGACACAGGGCCTGTGAGAGGTCAGGCTCAGCCTCTGCTCTTCATCCTCTTCCCACCCTGTCTTCCCGCTTGCTGGCCCCAGGGGCCTGGGTAGAAACAGTGTAAGGCATAGTGATCCCCCAACCCGGGTCCTTCTTTTTCCAGATGGACAACCAGAAGTCCAACTAGGTCACACAGAGGGTTGGGTTAGTTAAGGCATCTTCTGcccactcccctccccccatGTATCCTGGCTTCCCACAGGTCAGTAGCAGGTTGGGTCCTCGAGGGGGCTGTCCCCTCCTAGTAGTGGGCAACAGAGATGGGTTGCACTCAGTCTGCCTGTGCCTACTCCTCGGGGAGCCCTCTGGAAGGGTGCTGCAACAGGGGCGACTCAGTTAAACACTGAACCAATTTTCCCTTGAAGAAAACAGATGGGAAGGCTTAGAGTTACAGCTTTCCTGAGCTGTCTGGGACTTTTTGCCTTTGTACCCAGCCTGGCACCTCACCTGAGGCTCAGGGTGCCCACCAGGCACATCCACCATCCCAGGGGCCTCGGCCACCTGCCAGGAGCGCCGCAGGAAGACAAGGAAGTCATCAGTTGTGATTAGTGCAGCACCCACCCCCAGTGGGTCTGCCAGATATGCTTGCTTGTCACCCCAATGCATGGCTCCCTGCTGTTGCAGCCAGGAGGCTGAGCTGGCCCAATTGGTGCCCAGAAAATCTTGGTAGGAAGTAAGGCCCAGGCGAAGGAGCAGCTGTGGACCAGGAGAGTCAGTAGGCGCCAGTGTAGCCGAATGCAGGCGGAACTTAGGGGCATTGAAGAGCCAGGGTTGGGCCTGTAGCCGGGCCTCCCAGATGGCAGTGATAGTCTTGTCCCCTCCTGGTAGTGGGCGTCGGTCATGGGCTGGGCTCAGCTCCACCACTACATGCTCTTGGGGCAGGCCCCCAGGAGGACACTGAAGCAGCAGGGACACCTCAGGGTCCATGGCCTGGACAGGGCAGCTCTGGGGGAGGACACAGGTAGACCTGTCACCCTGGGGGAGGGTGACACAGCCACCCTGGTCCAAGCATCTGGCCTCCTGTGACACAGATCTCCCAAGGCTATCACCAACCCTGCTGAACCGCCCTGACCATTCCTTGGGTAGTTCGTGTCCTATCCTCCCAGCGAGAGTCCTGAGCTCCTTTGGGTGCCCAGAGCTCCTGCTGCCAGAAACCCCGAGGACTCTTGGACATCCCTATCACCCAAAGGTTCTTGTTCCCCCAAATGCTGAAGTTCTCCAAGCCCAGCGAGCCTGCTTCCAACCCTTGACGCGCGAGGACCCCTCCCAGGTCCGGAACCCCCAGCTTCACCGGCGCTCGGAACTTACCAGCCGGCTGGGCCCGCAAGCTCCGCCCCTTTGCCCGAAGCGGAAGTGCCCGCCCCTTTCTTCCACGGCTTCTCATTGGCGGGTCCCCGGTCGTGGGGGTCCGCCCCTGCCCCGCCTGCCGGTCCGCTGGTTGTGAGCGCGTCTGAGGCGCCTGTCCGCGCGACCTTCCGCGGAGTCCATCGCCGCGCCCGCCCCGCCTCCCCGGCCGCCTTGCCCGCGCAGCGGCGGGCCTGGAGCGAGGGGCTCGGGCCCGGGGGCTGCAGTGTGAGCGTGGGCAGGTCTCGCCCGCCCGGCCTTAGCTCCCCGTGTGGGAGGGTGGGAGGCGCCTCGCCGCTCTCCCGCCCTGAGCCTTCGTGACATTCTGGGCAGAGTGGACACATGGGAGAGTCCTTAAAGCGGTCTCCACACGTCACTGCCCCCCACAGTTCTGACCATGAACTCCTCTGGCGGAAGGAGACAGGAAGCAGCAAGGCCCACGGGTAGAAGGGCTCACAGACCTCGGGAGCAGGTGCGCCCCTCTGCGCCCTCACCCCCAggtgggaggccagggagggaccTCTAAACCCCGGTGGGCCGTGGTGGGGGGGACCTCCTCCCTCTGGTGTTCCTCTGCCACTCAGAGTTCAGGGTGGGCTGCAGGGCAGGGTCACTACTGAGACCCAGACCAGCACTGGGCTCTTCCAGGACCCAGATGTGCAGCTGTCCAAGGCTCTGTCCTATGCCTTGCGCCACGGGGCTCTGAAGCTGGGTCTTCCCATGGGGGCTGGTAAGTGAGGGTCTTGGAGACTAGGGGAGGAGTGGCTGAAGCCCAGGGAGCAGTGTTAGCCTGTCTGTGCGTGCTCTGCCATGGCACCAGCCACTGCCCCAGAGGAAGGTGCTGGGGGCACATCCTTCTTATGTGCAGAGACCAGAGGGACTCCCATAACCTCTCCACTGGGAAAGGAGCCCTTGTCTGGGCCAAGCCTGATTTCATCTCTTGCAGCCAAGTAGCTCAGTAAACACCTATCCCAGGGGTGGGCATTGTAAGGTATTGTGGCAAATGGTATTTATTGAGTCTGCTGTGAACCAGGTACTAAACTGTGTGACCCAGGGAGGCAGATCCTCTTCCCATCTAAGTAAAGGAAACACCCAGAAAAGGAAGGACTTTCTAGAAGTCATGTGACCTCTAGGCACAGCCTTTGATCTAGCTTCCTGTGGCTCCTCCTGTTAACTGTGGCCCTGGCCAGAGCAAGGTCCGCTCCTGAGCACCCCTCTGCCCTCAGACGGCTTTGTACCCCTGGACACCCTCCTGCAGCTGCCCCAGTTCCGCAGCTTCTCCACTGAAGATGTGCAGCGCGTGGTGGACACCAACGGGAAGCAGCGGTTCACCCTGCGGCCGGGAGGTCCCAGCACTGGCCCCCTCATCCGAGCCAATCAGGGCCACTCCCTACAGGTGGGTGCCAAGGGGACAGATGGGAGAGCCAGATGGGACCCCTGTCCATAAAAAAGGGTCTCACTGCTGCCCATTCAACCACTCACCCCAGGTACCCGAGTTGGAGCTGATGCCTCTGGAGACGCCACAAGCTCTGCCCCTGGTACTAGTACATGGTACATTCTGGAAGCACTGGCCATCCATCCTGCTCAAAGGCCTGTCCCGCCAGGGAAGGACACACATCCACTTGGCTTCAGGACTGCCTGGGGACCCTGGCATCATCAGTGGTCAGTGCTCCCCTCCACCTACCAGACCCACAGCTTCCCTGGTCTGAGACTGCATCTCCCTTGTGTGGAGcagctcccctcccacccctcatcaTAGGATCCCAGTCTGTAGGGGTCTGTTGTCCCAGCCTGTTGTCCCTACAGGCATGCGCCCAAATTGTGAAGTGGCCGTGTTCATCAATGGACCCCTGGCCCTGGCAGGTGAGTGTAGACACGGCAGGGACTACCGTCGGCCGATTTTTGAGGGGTGGGACGTGGGTCACATCTCTAGTTCTGCCACTAGATGGAATCTCCTTCTTCCGCTCTGCTAATGGGGTGATCCTGACTCCAGGGAATAATGATGGCTTCCTGCCTCCCAAGTACTTCAAGGAGGCCCTGCAGCTCATCCCTACCCGTGAGAACTGCCTCCCACTCCCGGTGTGCTTGAAGCCTGTGCCCCTCGCCCGTGCCCCTTCCCAGCCCCAACCCAGGCTGACTGAGCTCTGCCCCTTCTTTAAACATCTTGTCTCTGTTGCAGGAAAGCCTCTGTCCTTGGCTGCTGATACAGAGAGTGCCCCCAAGCACAGCCCCAGAAGAAGGAGGATGAcccaacaataaaatatttattttaaaaattcaaaaaaagtaTCAAGAAACTCTAGTTTGAAACCAGGATTCCTGGTCTTCCTCATGTGCTCAGGGACTGATTGCTCAAGGTGGCTTGGGCCTCTGGGACAGGGGAGGTATTATGGGTCAGGCCCACCATCCCGTGCCTGGGTGCTGGCCCAGCCCGGCTCTGGTCTGCCAGTGACAGCAGGTGAACATGCCCAGCTTGGCGCGTGCCGGAGAGGGTGGGGGACAATGAGTCCCAGTGGGCGTGGGCTTGCGAGTGGCTATGGCAGGAAGTGAGAGGGGAGCGGCAGTCAGGCTGCCCTCAGAAGGCCTCATGGCCCCCCGTGAGCTGCAGGAAGAGGTCTTCATCCAGCTCCTCCCCGCGGGCCCGCTCACGCGTCGACAGGAAAATGTAGCCCCCGATGTACTCATGCACGATGCGGCAGCTGGCAGACACACAGCTGAAGGCCACATTGATGTGCTCGTCAAACTCGATGGCCACCTGCAGGGTGGGGGAAAGGGGGTCAGTGGGTAGGTGGGATAAGAGAacagcccctccctgccccatcgGGTCTGGCGCAGTGCTTGTCCCCAGCCCTACCCTCCCTCTGAGCTACCTGCCGGATGTCCCAGTTGACATTCCACTGGCGCATGTTGCTGAAGCGCCAGGTCTTGACCACATCGCCCACGGCCAGGTCGATTCGGATCAGGCGGTTGTTGGCAATGCCCAGGATCTCATCTTTCCTGCTGCCCTTGAACCTGACCCCCAGGAGGAGAGGGTGTGAGCAGGGTCTCCACCCTGCACAGCCCCAGggcctgcccaggcagcaagctGGCAGAAGACAGCTGCGTTTACAGCTCAGCCCTGCCTCGCCAGCTGGGCCACCCTGAGGGAGTCATTTGGCTCAGTGCCTCCAGttcctcacctggaaaatgggGGTAGAACCACGGCAATAGCATTTAGCAGCACCAGGCAAGTAGCCCATGCCTTTaaatcatatacatacatacataaatacatacatatatatacacacacatatagatagatatagatatatagatatatagatatatatagatatatatatatatttttttttggtaccaggggcacttaaccactgagccacatccccagccctttttattttttattttgagaaagggtctcactaggttgcttacagcctggctaagttgctgaggctggctttgaacccccagtcttcctgcctcagcctcccaagccactgggattacaggcgtgcattaCCATGCCCAACTTAAATCATATTTTTGTTGCTGTCATCGCCACCATCACCCATCATCTCGCTTGTGTCTTTGCTCATTTGGGAAATGAAGAATCATGGGGGCAAGTCCCTGGGATGCACCCGATGCCGGCCCTGCCTACAGGACAGCTGACCAAGGCCCAGAGGGGGAAGGGgctgtggcagagctgggacagaTGCTGAGGACACTGCTTTCTTGGCCCAAGCTCTGCCTTGTATTTGCCATGGGGGTACAGAATGGGGGAGGGGCCACAATGCCCACAGACAGCAGGGGAAGGTGACCGGGACCCCCTTGGGCTGTGGCCcacagcagcaggcagcaggcgggGCAGAGATGACAGATCCTACCTGACCATCACGTAGGAGATGCCGAAGTCGGGCAGGGACTGCCAGGCCTGGATGAAGCGCAGCAGGGCCTCCGTCAGTGAGAGCTGGGCCACGTTCTGGTGGGCCTCCAGGATCCTCGGCGTGAGCTGTGGGATCATACTGGTGAGGGACTAGGAAGTGTTTCCCTTCCCCAAAGTCCCAGAGACCCCTGCCTGCCTGTCAGGGAGACAGAATGCTGAGCCTGAGAAGGGATGGTGTCTACCGTGGGGCCACCGAAGTGCAAGCTCTCACCACTCAGCAAACGTGGGCCAAACAAGCCTGAAGGGGGATGTTGGCAACTGGACTATGGCCCTTCCCAAAAGGGTCTCGGGGAGGCAGCGGGAGAGGAGCGAGGTGCCTGTGACCTTCTCCAGGAGGGCTTCGTGGAGGTCAGGGCCATCAGGTGGACACATCCCACCCCATCCCCGGCACCtgcttggccttgaacttccgcTGGAAGCGGGGAGCCACAAGGCCGTAGGGGTTGAGGCCCTCGGTGGAGGCGTCGGGGCCCTGGGGGTGGCTGCCTGCGCCCCCGCCGCCTGCCCGCTGCAGGCTGAGGAAGGCCAGGATGGCCTGCACCTCGCTGGCGTAGCTGCTGTCCGCCATGGTGCGGCCCTTGGAGGCCAGTCGGCAGCCGGCCATCCAGCGGGCGTACTGCTGCTCCTGGAGCGGGAGGACAGAGGACGTAAGGGACCAGTCAGGCTCTGGCACCCCTGCCTGTCCTGAATGCCACTTCAGCGccagcccagccccctgcccaGCTCACTCACGTCCTGGCACCGGAGGTAGATCTCGCTCATGCCCTCAGGGGAGGGCACTAGGAGTTTAATGCAGAACTTCTGACCTGAGACGTTGACGTCAGGGACCACCTCACAGCCtgcagggagaagaggggtgCTGGGCGTCCTGGAGGGGAAGGCCTGCCTGCGAGGTCCCGCGTGGAGAAGCTGCCCTGCGCAGCCACCCCGGGGCCAAGGGCACCTTCCAGGTCTCCAGGAGGAGACAGGCTGGGGCGTGGCAGGCATGTGCACGGCCTGCAGGTGGCCCTCCCGCCCCTGCCCTGGCTCCCTCACCCTTGAGGTTGAGCTGCTGAATGGGATCCCCGGGCGCCTCATCCTGGCTCTTGTAGTAGGACAGCGTGGTCTCCTTGAACACCACCCAGTGCTGGCGGTAGCCCTTCAAGGTCAGCTTCCGTGGCCTGAGGGTGGGCGAGAGGTTTGTGAGGGGCcccctccctccagcctccctctCAGGATGGCTCCAAACCTACCGGAAGATTCGGAGATGGTCCTTGAGTTCTGGGATGGTGGTGAGGCTGTCCTAGGGAGGACAGGAGTCAGAGGGGACCCGGCCCCCAACCCCTTTCCATGCCCAGGCCCAGAGCCAGCCCCTCCGTACCAGCACGTCGGTGGGCGCGGACCCCTCCAGCTTCACCTCCAGGTTGCTCAGGGCTGCATCCAGGTCATCCAGCCCCTGGTCTGCACTGGCCATTTCGCCCACCTCCCCACTCTGGGACAGCTTGTTGATGTGGTACTGGGGGCACACGCAAGGGGGAGCTGAGCCCAGCAGCCCCGCCACCCAGCAGTGCCCCCACTCTGGAGGGCTCTCCCGCCTGGGGACCGGCCCACACCCGGCCCGCCCTGAGGCACCTGCAGGGCGGCGAACACCATCATCTCCTCCTCGGTGCAGTCGATCTCCTCCAGCAGCAGGTCCCAGCGAGCCTGCTCGTACAGCTGGGCCAGCCGCACTGGGTCTGCCTGGAGTGGGAGGGGGAGAGGCTGGGCCGCCAGACGCCCCGGCCTTGTGCTGTGCcgaccccagcccctccctgccagCCTGCCAGGCCGTGCTGCCCAGGTAGTGCCCTAGTCCTCCACCTGTGCCAGAACACCACGGAGGCAGGGAGGGCGGAGTCCACCGAGTTCCATGGTGATGAGCGGGAAGGGAACCTGAGAAACACTGGGAAAGGCTTCCCCAGGGAGGCGACCTGATGAGGGTGACCGTGGCCACTGAAGAGTGAAGGACGAGGACACCGTTGAGAGGGAATGGGGGGCTAAGTGGCCAATGGGTCCCAGGTACCCACAGAGGAGCCCTAGGGCCGGGCTGGGCTGGTGGGCACGTGCAAGGCACCGGTTCGctcctcagcacacacacacacaaagaaataagataaaggtaCTGTTACAACTAAGGGACAAAACTGATGCCTGAGGAAGGCAAACCCAAAGGGACgaaggacagagggacaggaGTGGTGGCAGATGTCGACTGACATCTGCAAGGGGCCAGGGAGACCCCCCGGGGCCTTGtgccccttctcctctcctgcctccaatAAGGCCACTAGAGAGCTAGGAATCAGCAGGAAGGCCCAGACTGGCCAAAGACATCGTGTCACAGAGCAGAGCCCCCGACAGGCTCCCACTGGATCCTCCGGGTGAAAGGCCAGGAGGGTCTGGAGTGAGGATCTCCAGGGAGCGGGTCCCACACAGCACCTGCAGCCAAGGGACAGCACGCAGCCCCGCAGGGCTGAGACTGCCTCCCTGGAGGTTCCAAGCCAAAGCAAACCCTGCATTTGGCACCCTGAGCACAGCTGAAGGGGGTCCCTATGCCAAAACAGAAGAATTGAGAGGAAGTTGACCTCCAGGGGGGTGAGCCACCCCTGTCCTCTCCCACTCGCGACCCAAGACGGGCGATGAGCTTTAGATCCCCAACCGAAAGAGGAAATGGAGCAGCAGCCCTGCTCCATCACCACAGAAGGCCACCAAAATGCCACCAGATAACGCACAGATGCAGGGTTTCCAACTGgcttcttagggcctcacttctTAATAGAAATGGACAGGCAAGAATTGcccactttttttgtttgtttgtttgttttgctttgttttgttttggtaccggggatttggggattgaactcccaggcacttaatgactgagccacatccccagtcctttttattttttatttggagatagggtctcactaagttgcttagggcctcactaaattgctgaggctgaccttgaacttgaaatcctcctgcctcagcctcccgagttactgggatgacaggtgtgagccaccatgccggCTAATGTTGCCCGCGTTGAAGAAAAATCTACTGGCCTGAAAACAGACACCAAGGAGACCAGGGTGCGTGCAGCGGGACAGAGCTGGGAAGAAGTAAAGAGCAGGCAGGGAGTAGAAGAGATcttaaatacttttgaaaatcCTTATGGAGATAAAATACCATGCACATTCATAAAACAAGACCAGGATGTTAATTTTTAAGGAATATAAAGTTACAGTAATTAAGACTGAGTGGCACTGGTAAAGAGAGACAAATTGACCAATGGAACTGATAAAAGTTAGACTCACACATACACGTTCACCTAACTTAAGGCCAGGTCCCACAGCTCACTGAGGAGACAACACTCTTGTCATTTAGTGGCACTGGGCCAAGGGATGCtcgtgtaaaaaaaaaaaaaaaaagaatttggacaCCATATCTAAATATCAATTATTCCAGATAGAGTGCAGATCTAAATATGAAAGATTAGGGTTTGCTGCACCCACCTGTAGTACCAGCACttaggaagcaggaggatcacttgagcccaggagtctaataccagcctgggcaacatagtgagacgctgtattaaaaaccaaataaaagccatgcatggtggcacacactcatagtcccagcaatttaggaggctggggcaggaggattgatagtctaaagccagcctcagcaacctgtctcaaaacaaaaaattagaagactgggaaggtagctcagtggtagagcaccagtatgtgcaaagccctgaggGTTAGCAATTTAGACAGTGAGTGTCATTCAGTAGTACAGCATGTACTTAGcctgcacaaagccctgggctcaGTCAGTACCTAGCAGCCCTTAAAGAATGTGCGTGCGTGCGCACGCgcgtacacacacgcacacacacacacacacacacacaggttagAGACAGCACAACTATGAACTCCAAAAAATTTGTGAAAGGAAATACAAGCACAGCTATTCCAGGGCTTCACTAAGAACACTGCTTACATGTGCTGCTACAGCAGCGGGCTCCTGTTGCTTTGAGCACAGACTACAAACACCAGTGGATCTGAAAGATATGAGGAAGCACGCACCACGTAGCATCAGGAGCTGGCGGAAGACAGCTGAGCCTTCGCTTTTTGTAAAAAGTCAATAGATCAGGTGTGGatttacaaaatgaagacatAGGAAGCTGGGCCCGGTCACACACGCCTGTAgattcagctacttgggaggctgaagcagaatagcaagttcaaggtcagcctggaaaacttactgagaccctgcctcaaaattaataaataaataaaaagaggtggtCATAAAGAAGTGAATACTAGGAGCCAGGCTCAGGgtgcacgcctgaaatcccagaggcttgggaggtcgaggcaggaggagcaggaattcaaagtcagcctcagcaacttattatccaaggccctaaacaacttggtgagaccctgtctcaaaataaaaaacaaaatgggctggggatgtggctcagtggtcaagtgcccctggcttcaatcactgataccaaaaaaaagaaaaacccaccaaaacccaacaacaaacaaacaaaaccccccaaaagaAGTGAACACTAGAATAAAAGGTTACAGAGTTAAAATCTAAAGTAAGTCCCTAGggcttggcatggtggcacatgcctataatcccagcagctcggtaggctgaggctggaggatctcgagttcaaagccagctccagcaaaagcgaggtgctaagcaactcagcgagaccctgtctctcaataaaatacaaaatagggctgggaatgtggctcagtggtcaagtgtccctgagttcaattcctggtaccccccccccaaaaaaaaaaactaaaaaaaaaaactaaagtccCCAGGGACAAGAAATCTAGGATAAATAGGACAAGaaattgctttttttgttgttattacaAACTTGCTAGTCTACTTAACTCTTTAAGCCATCATATATAACTttgactaaaaataaattttaaggtaGAAACCAAGAACAACGAGGACCAAATGGTTTTTAGCCCTTGGACAGCACGCTGCCCAGGACAGCCGTCCTTGAGGGAGAGAAACAGACCAGGTGACCTGACAGTACTTCAGCTCACACCTGGAGTCCCCAGCAGCAGCCCAGCAGCAGCTTGTGGAAGAGGGACCCACGCTGAGCCCAGCACGGTCTCCAGCAGGCAGGGACATAGTGGACAGCTGGAGTCCAGGCAGCCGGAATGCCGAGGCTTGCGGGGAGAGAGCTCGCGGAGAGAATGCCCCGAGACCAGGAAAGGCTTCTCTTTAGTGCGGCTGGGTACAGGTCGGGGGACAAGGACACTTCCTCAGGCCAGGGAGGTCAGCGGGAGGATGGTGGAACTCACTGTTGCCTGAGCCCACATGAGCGGGACCAGGGCACACACTGACCGCCTGAGCAGAGCAGCCACGGAACCATGGGCGTCCAACCAAGCGCCAGGTGGAAGTCCCCTGGGTGCCAGTAGATCTGCTCCAGACAGAGGGTGTGCTGCCTAGCAAGGCCAAGCACAGCCTTGGCAGGAACTGGTGTCCAAGCATCTCCACCTCACCCCAAAAACGTTTTGTGTTTGCTGTGCTGGGTCCACCCCAGGCTGTCACGTCCGCTAGGctgtgctcaccactgagctatcctcCCCAGACCTCCCACAAGGAGGAAAACATTCAAAGGActgccaaagaaagaaaaagaaggaagggagagagggaggttttgtgtttgatattggggattgaacccaggggtgcttttccactgagccacatcccagcccctttgtttttttattttgagacaggtccttgctaaattgctgaggctgtcctgaaacttgcaatcctcctgcctcagcttccaagtcCCTGGGGTCATAGATGTGCGCCACCGAACCTAGCTggattgtctttttgtttttaatttttttggtaccagggactgaacccaggatcacttaaccactgagccacattcacagcccctttcatatttttattttgaaacaggatctcactaagtctAAGGACCTGAATCGAAGGGTCTAAGGGACTAAGGGATTAAGAGTAAGTCTGAgtctaagggccttgctaaattgctgaggttagtctctaatttgcagtc of the Sciurus carolinensis chromosome 11, mSciCar1.2, whole genome shotgun sequence genome contains:
- the Trpt1 gene encoding tRNA 2'-phosphotransferase 1 isoform X4, translating into MNSSGGRRQEAARPTGRRAHRPREQLPQFRSFSTEDVQRVVDTNGKQRFTLRPGGPSTGPLIRANQGHSLQVPELELMPLETPQALPLVLVHGTFWKHWPSILLKGLSRQGRTHIHLASGLPGDPGIISGMRPNCEVAVFINGPLALADGISFFRSANGVILTPGNNDGFLPPKYFKEALQLIPTRENCLPLPESLCPWLLIQRVPPSTAPEEGG
- the Fermt3 gene encoding fermitin family homolog 3 encodes the protein MAGMKTATGDYIDSSWELRVFVGEEDPEAESVTLRVTGESHVGGVLLKIVEEINRKQDWSDHALWWEQKKRWLLQTHWTLDKYGILADARLFFGPQHRPVILRLPNRRALRLRASFSKPLFQAVAAICRLLSIRHPEELSLLRAPEKKEKKKKEKEPEEEVYDLTKVVLAGGVAPVLFRGMPAHFSDSAQTEACYHMLSRPQPPPDPLLLQRLPRPGSLSDKTQLHGRWLDSSRCLMQQGVKAGDTLWLRFKYYSFFDLDPKADPVRLAQLYEQARWDLLLEEIDCTEEEMMVFAALQYHINKLSQSGEVGEMASADQGLDDLDAALSNLEVKLEGSAPTDVLDSLTTIPELKDHLRIFRPRKLTLKGYRQHWVVFKETTLSYYKSQDEAPGDPIQQLNLKGCEVVPDVNVSGQKFCIKLLVPSPEGMSEIYLRCQDEQQYARWMAGCRLASKGRTMADSSYASEVQAILAFLSLQRAGGGGAGSHPQGPDASTEGLNPYGLVAPRFQRKFKAKQLTPRILEAHQNVAQLSLTEALLRFIQAWQSLPDFGISYVMVRFKGSRKDEILGIANNRLIRIDLAVGDVVKTWRFSNMRQWNVNWDIRQVAIEFDEHINVAFSCVSASCRIVHEYIGGYIFLSTRERARGEELDEDLFLQLTGGHEAF
- the Nudt22 gene encoding uridine diphosphate glucose pyrophosphatase NUDT22 isoform X2, with the translated sequence MDPEVSLLLQCPPGGLPQEHVVVELSPAHDRRPLPGGDKTITAIWEARLQAQPWLFNAPKFRLHSATLAPTDSPGPQLLLRLGLTSYQDFLGTNWASSASWLQQQGAMHWGDKQAYLADPLGVGAALITTDDFLVFLRRSWQVAEAPGMVDVPGGHPEPQALCPGNSPQHKDLPGELVVRELFSSVLQEICDEVNLPLLTLSQPLLLGIARNETSAGRASAEFYVQCSLTSEEVRNYYLSGGPEAHESTGIIFVETQRVQRLQETEMWAELCPSAKGAILLYNRVQGSPT
- the Trpt1 gene encoding tRNA 2'-phosphotransferase 1 isoform X2 yields the protein MNSSGGRRQEAARPTGRRAHRPREQDPDVQLSKALSYALRHGALKLGLPMGADGFVPLDTLLQLPQFRSFSTEDVQRVVDTNGKQRFTLRPGGPSTGPLIRANQGHSLQVPELELMPLETPQALPLVLVHGTFWKHWPSILLKGLSRQGRTHIHLASGLPGDPGIISGMRPNCEVAVFINGPLALADGISFFRSANGVILTPGNNDGFLPPKYFKEALQLIPTRKPLSLAADTESAPKHSPRRRRMTQQ
- the Trpt1 gene encoding tRNA 2'-phosphotransferase 1 isoform X3 — its product is MNSSGGRRQEAARPTGRRAHRPREQDPDVQLSKALSYALRHGALKLGLPMGADGFVPLDTLLQLPQFRSFSTEDVQRVVDTNGKQRFTLRPGGPSTGPLIRANQGHSLQVPELELMPLETPQALPLVLVHGMRPNCEVAVFINGPLALADGISFFRSANGVILTPGNNDGFLPPKYFKEALQLIPTRENCLPLPESLCPWLLIQRVPPSTAPEEGG
- the Nudt22 gene encoding uridine diphosphate glucose pyrophosphatase NUDT22 isoform X1, encoding MSKSPRGFWQQELWAPKGAQDSRWEDRTRTTQGMSCPVQAMDPEVSLLLQCPPGGLPQEHVVVELSPAHDRRPLPGGDKTITAIWEARLQAQPWLFNAPKFRLHSATLAPTDSPGPQLLLRLGLTSYQDFLGTNWASSASWLQQQGAMHWGDKQAYLADPLGVGAALITTDDFLVFLRRSWQVAEAPGMVDVPGGHPEPQALCPGNSPQHKDLPGELVVRELFSSVLQEICDEVNLPLLTLSQPLLLGIARNETSAGRASAEFYVQCSLTSEEVRNYYLSGGPEAHESTGIIFVETQRVQRLQETEMWAELCPSAKGAILLYNRVQGSPT
- the Trpt1 gene encoding tRNA 2'-phosphotransferase 1 isoform X5, translating into MNSSGGRRQEAARPTGRRAHRPREQDPDVQLSKALSYALRHGALKLGLPMGADGFVPLDTLLQLPQFRSFSTEDVQRVVDTNGKQRFTLRPGGPSTGPLIRANQGHSLQVPELELMPLETPQALPLVLVHGTFWKHWPSILLKGLSRQGRTHIHLASGLPGDPGIISGMRPNCEVAVFINGPLALAGKPLSLAADTESAPKHSPRRRRMTQQ
- the Trpt1 gene encoding tRNA 2'-phosphotransferase 1 isoform X1 yields the protein MNSSGGRRQEAARPTGRRAHRPREQDPDVQLSKALSYALRHGALKLGLPMGADGFVPLDTLLQLPQFRSFSTEDVQRVVDTNGKQRFTLRPGGPSTGPLIRANQGHSLQVPELELMPLETPQALPLVLVHGTFWKHWPSILLKGLSRQGRTHIHLASGLPGDPGIISGMRPNCEVAVFINGPLALADGISFFRSANGVILTPGNNDGFLPPKYFKEALQLIPTRENCLPLPESLCPWLLIQRVPPSTAPEEGG